Proteins from a single region of Dysgonomonadaceae bacterium PH5-43:
- a CDS encoding hypothetical protein (product_source=Hypo-rule applied; pfam=PF13612; superfamily=53098) — MISFVITQGNIDDREPLSMDSFIEKVSGKLYADRGYISQKLKEILFVDGIHFVYKMRNNMKGGEIPLTDRILLRKRAVIESVNDELKNICQIEHTRHRSFTNFITNLIAGLLAYSFLPKKPAIKVDYVEDMQLALF, encoded by the coding sequence ATAATAAGTTTCGTCATTACCCAAGGCAACATAGATGACAGGGAGCCTTTGTCCATGGACAGCTTCATTGAGAAGGTGTCCGGCAAACTTTATGCTGATAGGGGATATATTTCACAGAAACTCAAAGAAATCTTATTTGTCGATGGCATTCATTTTGTGTATAAAATGAGAAACAATATGAAAGGAGGAGAAATCCCATTAACCGACCGAATCTTGCTTCGTAAGCGGGCAGTGATTGAATCTGTTAATGATGAATTGAAAAACATATGCCAGATTGAGCACACCAGACACCGCTCTTTCACTAATTTTATAACCAATCTAATAGCAGGACTCTTAGCATATAGCTTTCTGCCTAAGAAGCCTGCCATCAAAGTTGATTATGTAGAGGACATGCAGCTTGCTTTATTCTAA